In the Streptomyces formicae genome, one interval contains:
- a CDS encoding SAM-dependent methyltransferase, with protein MERPAWAPLSIDISMPSVSRIYDYYLGGSHNFEVDREAARKAMEFMPGLPKIMQANRAFMRRAVRHAVGEGITQFLDIGSGIPTFGNVHEVARQASEDARVVYVDHDPVAVAHSKAVLEGDERCAVLAGDLRKPRDILGSSEVGSVLDLERPVALLLVAVLHFVEDAYDPYAAVAELRDTLAPGSLIVVTHASYEGIPVPAEQAGHTVGVYKDIRNPLIMRSRDEIARFFEGYDMVEPGLVPMPHWRPDTAPEEEDPYSFSGFAGVGRKR; from the coding sequence ATGGAGCGTCCCGCCTGGGCCCCGTTGAGCATCGACATCTCGATGCCCAGCGTCTCCCGCATCTACGACTACTACCTGGGCGGCTCGCACAACTTCGAGGTGGACCGGGAGGCGGCCCGCAAGGCGATGGAGTTCATGCCGGGACTCCCCAAGATCATGCAGGCGAACCGGGCCTTCATGCGCCGCGCGGTGCGCCACGCGGTGGGCGAGGGGATCACCCAGTTCCTCGACATCGGCTCCGGCATCCCGACGTTCGGCAACGTCCACGAGGTGGCGCGGCAGGCGAGCGAGGACGCCCGCGTCGTCTACGTGGATCACGATCCGGTCGCCGTCGCACACAGCAAAGCCGTCCTCGAGGGCGACGAGCGGTGCGCCGTCCTCGCCGGGGACCTGCGCAAGCCCCGGGACATTCTGGGCAGTTCGGAAGTCGGTTCGGTCCTCGACCTGGAGCGCCCGGTGGCCCTTCTCCTCGTCGCCGTTCTGCACTTCGTCGAGGACGCGTACGATCCATACGCGGCGGTCGCCGAACTGCGGGACACACTCGCGCCCGGCAGCCTGATCGTCGTCACCCACGCCTCGTACGAAGGGATCCCCGTCCCCGCCGAGCAAGCAGGCCACACCGTCGGTGTATACAAGGACATCCGCAATCCACTGATCATGCGCTCGCGCGACGAGATCGCGCGGTTCTTCGAGGGATACGACATGGTGGAACCCGGCCTGGTGCCGATGCCGCACTGGCGGCCCGACACCGCGCCCGAGGAGGAGGACCCCTACTCCTTCTCGGGATTCGCGGGCGTGGGACGGAAGCGTTGA
- a CDS encoding VOC family protein has protein sequence MIRWAYAFIDRPRDRFPEAYAFWAAVTGSRLSAFRGPDGEFVTLLPDGGGDAFLKAQAVGGPGGAHLDLVVDDLAAVTSQARALGAARVFAEDDLEVLRSPGGQLFCLVPWNGEESRPAPVTGPDGATARLDQVCLDLAPDAFDTEVAFWTALTGWTSVASRLPEFHALRPPTTLPIRILLQRLATPGEPGGAHLDLACSDTDAVRTWHESHGAEFVARGAAWLVMRDPAGGTYCLTEREPVTGKLPSRGTAG, from the coding sequence GTGATCCGCTGGGCGTACGCCTTCATCGACCGACCGCGTGACCGCTTCCCCGAGGCGTACGCCTTCTGGGCGGCGGTCACCGGCTCGCGCCTCTCCGCGTTCCGGGGCCCGGACGGCGAGTTCGTCACGCTGCTCCCGGACGGCGGGGGCGACGCCTTCCTGAAGGCGCAGGCCGTGGGCGGGCCCGGCGGCGCGCACCTGGACCTCGTGGTGGACGACCTCGCCGCCGTCACGTCCCAGGCCCGCGCGCTCGGCGCGGCCCGGGTCTTCGCGGAGGACGACCTCGAAGTGCTCAGGTCACCCGGCGGACAGCTGTTCTGCCTGGTGCCCTGGAACGGGGAGGAGTCCCGCCCCGCTCCCGTCACCGGACCCGACGGCGCCACCGCCCGCCTGGACCAGGTCTGTCTCGACCTCGCCCCCGACGCGTTCGACACGGAAGTCGCCTTCTGGACGGCACTCACCGGCTGGACCTCCGTCGCGAGCAGACTCCCCGAGTTCCACGCCCTGCGACCACCGACGACCCTGCCGATCCGCATCCTGCTGCAACGCCTGGCCACCCCGGGCGAGCCGGGCGGCGCCCACCTCGACCTGGCCTGCTCCGACACGGACGCGGTGCGGACCTGGCACGAGAGCCACGGCGCGGAGTTCGTCGCGCGCGGCGCGGCCTGGCTGGTGATGCGGGACCCGGCGGGCGGGACGTACTGCCTGACCGAGCGGGAGCCCGTGACGGGGAAGCTGCCGTCACGGGGGACTGCTGGCTGA
- a CDS encoding DUF4239 domain-containing protein has translation MSEWLVLALAMAAACAVVLTVTQLRHRRTGADYDASETPDVIEYMTMMIGVVYAIVLGLAIAGVWEARGAAQEHVRVEAQSLHEVSERARVYPDDVRDRIRADVHAYVSYVVTTEWHTMSAKGELTDRGAELLTRVRHDVTDYQPKSDFEAQAYQPLVDQVAAADDARSARADSAGATMPGVVWFGLIAGGLVTIGMIFALQIRRTRRELILAGLFSALFAFLLFLIWDFDAPYSRGIAATAEPFHMLFPGLGG, from the coding sequence ATGTCGGAATGGCTTGTTCTCGCCCTCGCGATGGCGGCAGCTTGCGCTGTCGTCCTCACCGTGACGCAGTTGCGGCACCGCAGAACCGGCGCGGACTACGACGCTTCGGAGACTCCGGACGTCATCGAATACATGACCATGATGATCGGCGTCGTCTACGCCATCGTGCTCGGCCTGGCCATCGCGGGCGTCTGGGAGGCGCGCGGTGCCGCCCAGGAGCACGTCAGGGTGGAGGCCCAGTCGCTGCACGAGGTCTCCGAGCGGGCCCGGGTCTATCCCGATGACGTACGGGACCGGATTCGCGCCGATGTCCACGCCTATGTCAGCTATGTCGTGACCACGGAGTGGCACACAATGTCAGCCAAGGGTGAACTCACGGACCGCGGCGCCGAGTTGCTGACCCGCGTACGCCACGATGTCACCGATTACCAGCCGAAATCGGACTTCGAGGCGCAGGCGTACCAGCCGCTGGTGGACCAGGTCGCGGCGGCCGACGACGCGCGCAGCGCACGCGCCGACAGCGCGGGGGCCACGATGCCGGGCGTCGTCTGGTTCGGCCTGATCGCCGGGGGCCTCGTCACCATCGGCATGATCTTCGCGCTGCAGATCCGCCGCACGCGCCGGGAGCTGATCCTCGCCGGGCTCTTCTCGGCCCTGTTCGCCTTCCTGCTCTTCCTCATCTGGGACTTCGACGCGCCGTACAGCCGGGGCATCGCGGCGACGGCCGAACCGTTCCACATGCTGTTTCCGGGGCTCGGAGGCTGA
- a CDS encoding LysR family transcriptional regulator: protein MQFQQLHYFVAVAETRHFTRAAEEVHVSQPSLSQQIRSLENELGAELFSRARGNITLTDAGETLLPLARRILADADTARIEVQELAQLRRGRIRLGATPSVCTGLLPDVLRAFHDRHPGIQLLIEEGGSHDLVRELARGALDLALVVLPLPSPSPALTTVELLREDLVVVSAPTARGLGRTVRIADLQGERLVMFRHGYDLRELTVAACRAEGFEPEFAVEGGEMDAVLGFVRAGLGVAVVPRMVAERAGSGLRMTPLARPSLHRTIALAHRSDVAPPRAARELQRMLVER from the coding sequence ATGCAATTCCAGCAGCTGCACTATTTCGTCGCGGTCGCCGAGACCCGGCACTTCACCCGGGCCGCCGAGGAGGTCCACGTCTCGCAGCCCTCGCTCTCCCAGCAGATCCGCTCCCTGGAGAACGAACTCGGCGCGGAACTGTTCAGCCGTGCCCGCGGCAACATCACCCTCACCGACGCGGGCGAGACGCTGCTTCCGCTGGCCCGCCGGATCCTCGCCGACGCGGACACCGCGCGCATCGAGGTCCAGGAACTGGCGCAGCTGCGCCGCGGCCGCATCCGCCTCGGGGCGACCCCGAGCGTCTGCACGGGCCTGCTCCCCGACGTCCTGCGCGCCTTCCACGACCGCCACCCCGGCATCCAGCTCCTGATCGAGGAGGGCGGCTCCCACGACCTCGTACGCGAACTGGCGCGCGGCGCCCTCGACCTGGCACTCGTCGTCCTACCGCTGCCCTCGCCGTCCCCCGCCCTGACCACCGTGGAGCTGCTGCGCGAGGACCTGGTCGTGGTGTCGGCGCCCACGGCACGCGGCCTCGGCAGGACCGTGCGCATCGCGGACCTCCAGGGCGAGCGCCTCGTGATGTTCCGGCACGGCTACGACCTGCGCGAACTCACCGTCGCCGCGTGCCGGGCCGAGGGGTTCGAGCCGGAGTTCGCGGTCGAGGGCGGCGAGATGGACGCGGTGCTCGGCTTCGTCCGCGCGGGCCTGGGGGTGGCGGTCGTCCCCCGCATGGTCGCGGAACGCGCCGGTTCCGGCCTGCGGATGACTCCCCTGGCGAGGCCGAGCCTGCACCGCACGATCGCCCTGGCCCACCGCAGCGACGTGGCACCGCCTCGCGCGGCGCGGGAACTTCAACGGATGTTGGTGGAACGCTGA
- a CDS encoding polyprenol monophosphomannose synthase: protein MAQVSRPADASAPSPAPKIVVVVPTYDERENLPLLVGLLDGLGLPGLHVLVVDDGSPDGTGEVADRLAAESAGTLSVLHRGEKNGLGRAYVAGMTRALADGADVVVQMDADLSHPAEALPLMVRTLLADDGVAAVIGSRYVAGGALATEWAWHRRALSAWANFYVNAILRLGVKDATAGYKAWRAEALAAVDLPSIRSNGYSFQVEMNHRAVRAGLRIAEVPITFEERVNGRSKLSLRVQAESAITPWKLRFAGRGAGSG from the coding sequence GTGGCACAGGTGTCCCGGCCCGCCGATGCGTCCGCGCCCTCTCCCGCGCCGAAGATCGTGGTGGTCGTCCCCACGTACGACGAACGGGAGAACCTGCCCCTCCTGGTCGGGCTGCTCGACGGTCTCGGCCTGCCGGGGCTGCACGTCCTCGTGGTCGACGACGGCTCGCCGGACGGCACCGGCGAGGTCGCGGACCGGCTCGCCGCGGAGTCGGCGGGGACCCTCTCCGTACTGCACCGCGGCGAGAAGAACGGGCTCGGCCGCGCCTATGTCGCCGGAATGACGCGCGCGCTCGCCGACGGCGCGGACGTGGTGGTGCAGATGGACGCCGACCTCTCGCATCCGGCGGAGGCGCTGCCCCTGATGGTGCGCACGCTGCTCGCCGACGACGGCGTGGCCGCCGTGATCGGCTCGCGCTACGTGGCGGGCGGCGCGCTGGCCACCGAGTGGGCCTGGCACCGCAGGGCGCTGTCCGCCTGGGCGAACTTCTACGTCAACGCGATCCTGCGGCTCGGCGTCAAGGACGCGACGGCCGGATACAAGGCGTGGCGTGCCGAGGCCCTCGCGGCGGTCGATCTGCCGTCGATCCGGAGCAACGGCTACTCCTTCCAGGTGGAGATGAACCATCGCGCGGTCCGCGCGGGGCTGCGGATCGCCGAAGTGCCGATCACCTTCGAGGAGCGCGTGAACGGCCGGTCCAAGCTCAGCCTGCGGGTGCAGGCCGAGTCGGCGATCACTCCGTGGAAACTGCGGTTCGCCGGGCGCGGCGCGGGGAGCGGCTGA
- a CDS encoding alpha/beta hydrolase, whose translation MERVRLASGPLDWSLVDGAVPLVVRILGALALAALLFSRDRRWWTKLLPIAVVVAALLTLLVELTVDDWWQPFPDELPSDVVVWIGVAILGVCLMLCRMPTLRRRGRLGALVAGLLVVVLGLSEVNIHYDNYPTARTMLGPQDTVSLKDATGKKTALLDVPKGKALSEVWQAPADLPAKGTVSTASIPGTTSGFKARDAYVYLPPAYRASPRPPLPVLVLMAGQPGAPQDWITSGQLPDMMDDFAADHAGLAPIVLVVDPLGSSFDNPLCMDSKLGKVQTYLADDVPAWAAAHLQTAEGRTHWAVSGLSNGGTCALQLAVNAPGRYGVFLDISGQDEPTLGSRKQTVDAAFGGDEAAFEKVNPVDVMAREKFPDTAGMFVAGTDDSTYRPQAHKVYEAAKKAGMKAGLVELPGGHSWQVWRPGLGKQLPWLASRLGLTP comes from the coding sequence GTGGAGCGGGTGCGGCTGGCCTCCGGGCCACTGGACTGGTCGCTGGTCGACGGTGCGGTTCCGCTCGTCGTCCGGATCCTGGGCGCCCTGGCGCTCGCCGCCCTCCTCTTCTCCCGCGACCGCCGCTGGTGGACGAAGCTCCTCCCGATCGCCGTGGTCGTGGCGGCGCTCCTGACCCTCCTGGTCGAGCTCACCGTCGACGACTGGTGGCAGCCGTTCCCCGACGAGCTGCCCTCGGACGTCGTGGTGTGGATCGGCGTCGCGATCCTCGGCGTATGCCTGATGCTCTGCCGGATGCCGACGCTGCGCCGGCGCGGCCGTCTCGGCGCGCTCGTCGCGGGGCTGCTCGTGGTGGTGCTCGGACTCTCCGAGGTCAACATCCACTACGACAACTACCCGACGGCGCGGACCATGCTCGGCCCGCAGGACACCGTGAGCCTCAAGGACGCCACCGGCAAGAAGACCGCCCTGCTCGACGTGCCGAAGGGCAAGGCGCTGTCCGAGGTGTGGCAGGCGCCCGCGGACCTGCCCGCCAAGGGCACCGTGTCGACCGCCTCGATCCCCGGCACGACGTCGGGCTTCAAGGCTCGTGACGCGTACGTCTACCTGCCGCCCGCCTACCGCGCCTCGCCCCGGCCTCCGCTGCCCGTGCTCGTCCTGATGGCAGGTCAGCCCGGCGCCCCGCAGGACTGGATCACCTCGGGCCAGCTGCCGGACATGATGGACGACTTCGCCGCGGACCACGCGGGGCTGGCGCCGATCGTCCTGGTGGTCGACCCGCTGGGCTCCTCCTTCGACAATCCGCTGTGCATGGACTCCAAGCTCGGCAAGGTCCAGACGTATCTCGCCGACGACGTCCCCGCCTGGGCGGCGGCGCACTTGCAGACGGCCGAGGGCCGGACCCACTGGGCGGTGTCCGGGCTCTCCAACGGAGGCACCTGCGCCCTGCAGCTGGCGGTGAACGCCCCCGGGCGCTACGGCGTCTTCCTCGACATCTCCGGCCAGGACGAGCCCACGCTCGGCAGCCGCAAGCAGACCGTGGACGCGGCCTTCGGCGGCGACGAGGCCGCGTTCGAGAAGGTCAACCCGGTGGACGTGATGGCGCGCGAGAAGTTCCCCGACACCGCGGGCATGTTCGTCGCGGGCACCGACGACTCGACGTACCGGCCGCAGGCGCACAAGGTCTACGAGGCGGCGAAGAAGGCGGGGATGAAGGCCGGGCTCGTCGAGCTGCCGGGCGGTCACAGCTGGCAGGTCTGGCGCCCGGGACTGGGGAAGCAGCTCCCCTGGCTGGCCTCCCGCCTGGGCCTGACCCCGTAG
- a CDS encoding SCO0930 family lipoprotein, protein MVGRTPRARRSAALAVTAVALLALTTACGQDKGEQSPNGQNVGNGAPAKDNGYGTDDGYGADAGDAGKGADAKAKPAGQLAVWDGKKLGKVVTDSAGFTLYRFDKDSAQPPKSNCDAACLKTWPAVPADGAEAAPGVDDSLLGEVTAADGTKQLTIDGWPMYRYAQDAKPGDAKGQGIGGTWYAAAPDGKKAAPAAAGTAPADTAGLSTRKDPKLGEIVVDKNGMTVYRFTKDSAWPIKSNCVGACAAKWPAVAPVDKSDTDGIKKKGYMTYNRPDGGKQQTINCWPLYTFSGDKKPGDTNGQGVGGTWYAASPEGKPVGAPR, encoded by the coding sequence ATGGTAGGGCGTACCCCTCGGGCCCGGCGGAGTGCCGCGCTCGCAGTGACAGCCGTGGCTCTCCTCGCGCTGACGACGGCGTGCGGCCAGGACAAGGGCGAGCAGTCGCCCAACGGGCAGAACGTGGGCAACGGGGCACCCGCCAAGGACAACGGGTACGGCACCGACGACGGCTATGGAGCGGACGCGGGCGACGCGGGCAAGGGCGCCGACGCCAAGGCGAAGCCCGCGGGGCAACTCGCGGTGTGGGACGGCAAGAAGCTGGGCAAGGTCGTCACGGACAGCGCGGGCTTCACCCTCTACCGCTTCGACAAGGACTCCGCGCAGCCCCCCAAGTCGAACTGCGACGCCGCCTGCCTGAAGACCTGGCCCGCCGTGCCCGCCGACGGGGCCGAGGCGGCGCCGGGCGTCGACGATTCCCTGCTCGGCGAGGTCACCGCGGCCGACGGCACCAAGCAGCTCACCATCGACGGCTGGCCCATGTACCGCTACGCGCAGGACGCGAAGCCGGGCGACGCCAAGGGGCAGGGCATCGGCGGCACTTGGTACGCGGCGGCTCCCGACGGGAAGAAGGCGGCGCCCGCGGCGGCCGGTACGGCGCCCGCCGACACGGCGGGACTTTCCACCCGCAAGGACCCGAAACTCGGAGAGATCGTCGTCGACAAGAACGGCATGACGGTCTACCGCTTCACCAAGGACTCGGCCTGGCCCATCAAGTCGAACTGCGTGGGCGCGTGCGCCGCGAAGTGGCCCGCCGTCGCCCCCGTGGACAAGTCCGACACCGACGGGATCAAGAAGAAGGGGTACATGACCTACAACCGGCCGGACGGCGGCAAACAGCAGACGATCAACTGCTGGCCGCTGTACACCTTCTCCGGTGACAAGAAGCCGGGCGACACGAATGGTCAAGGCGTGGGCGGAACTTGGTACGCCGCGAGCCCCGAGGGCAAGCCGGTCGGCGCGCCCCGATAG
- a CDS encoding putative bifunctional diguanylate cyclase/phosphodiesterase, with protein sequence MSGEPDGPEGRIRRFATIWSRAIFPVTATSLTRPEFEQQLVPLARRLRDALQERVFDAAEGQAVGAALIGTHCTDPEALSRTLDCVDAYLVLYCGADGPQEELRARSARIQHSVAAGFAQALRERTLAEQEAISRAALSARSAVAEALHASEARFRAVFHGAAIGIGIADLDGTVLEVNDALVRMFGGLEHHLRGRNVGEWTHPDDSPHVWRLYQELVRGDREHYRVEKAFYRPDGTVLWTNLTVSLLRDADGVPQYQLALMEDTTERRLLNLRLRYEATHDALTGLPNRTLFFERLEKALAVGGNTRFGLCYLDLDGFKTVNDSLGHAAGDRLLVEVADRLQSCATAPGEMVARLGGDEFVALTTGPDTETEVDELAGRIMNALAAPIRVEGRELTVRGSIGIVEGPAGVRGAAEVLRSADITMYRAKSAGGNRYELADPEADARAITRHGLTTALPAALERGEFFIEYQPLVHLGDGSVRGAEALVRWLHPQHGVIGPDRFIPLAEHTGLIVPLGRWVLEESVRQARRWEARHSDAGPLRVNVNLSPMQLTHPGLVSDTVDILEREGLEPGALCLEVTESALIGADDDLLKPLRRLAEMGVDIALDDFGTGYSNLANLRRLPVSVLKLDRSFTQGMQHFPADPVDLKIVEGIVSLAHSLDLAVTVEGVETGAQADQLRELGCDTAQGWYYARPGPPDRLHELALADATG encoded by the coding sequence TTGAGCGGCGAGCCGGACGGACCTGAGGGAAGAATCCGCAGGTTCGCCACCATCTGGAGCCGTGCGATCTTCCCCGTGACGGCCACCTCGCTGACCCGTCCGGAGTTCGAGCAGCAACTGGTGCCGCTCGCCCGCAGGTTGCGCGACGCGCTCCAGGAGCGGGTCTTCGACGCGGCCGAGGGCCAGGCCGTCGGCGCCGCGCTCATCGGCACGCACTGCACCGACCCCGAGGCGCTCAGCCGCACGCTCGACTGCGTCGACGCCTATCTGGTCCTGTACTGCGGCGCCGACGGACCGCAGGAGGAGCTGCGGGCCCGCTCCGCGCGCATCCAGCACTCTGTCGCGGCGGGCTTCGCCCAGGCGCTGCGCGAGCGGACGCTGGCCGAGCAGGAGGCGATCTCCCGGGCGGCCCTGAGCGCGCGCAGCGCCGTCGCCGAGGCCCTGCACGCGAGCGAGGCACGCTTCCGCGCGGTCTTCCACGGCGCCGCCATCGGCATCGGCATCGCCGACCTCGACGGCACGGTCCTCGAGGTCAACGACGCCCTCGTCCGGATGTTCGGCGGCCTCGAACACCACCTGCGCGGGCGCAACGTGGGGGAGTGGACGCACCCCGACGACTCGCCCCACGTCTGGCGCCTCTACCAGGAGCTGGTGCGCGGCGACCGCGAGCACTACCGCGTGGAGAAGGCGTTCTACCGCCCCGACGGCACGGTCCTGTGGACCAACCTCACCGTCTCCCTGCTGCGCGACGCCGACGGGGTGCCGCAGTACCAGCTGGCGCTGATGGAGGACACCACCGAGCGCAGGCTGCTCAACCTCCGGCTGCGCTACGAGGCGACGCACGACGCGCTCACCGGACTGCCCAACCGCACGCTGTTCTTCGAACGCCTGGAGAAGGCCCTCGCGGTCGGCGGCAACACCCGGTTCGGGCTCTGCTACCTCGACCTCGACGGCTTCAAGACGGTCAACGACAGCCTCGGGCACGCGGCGGGTGACCGGCTCCTGGTCGAGGTCGCCGACCGGCTCCAGTCCTGTGCCACCGCGCCCGGCGAGATGGTCGCACGGCTCGGCGGCGACGAGTTCGTGGCGCTCACCACGGGACCCGACACCGAGACCGAGGTGGACGAGCTCGCCGGACGCATCATGAACGCGCTCGCCGCCCCGATCCGCGTCGAAGGGCGTGAGCTCACCGTGCGCGGCAGCATCGGCATAGTGGAGGGCCCGGCGGGGGTGCGCGGCGCCGCGGAGGTGCTGCGCAGCGCCGACATCACGATGTACCGCGCCAAGTCCGCGGGCGGCAACCGCTACGAGCTCGCCGACCCCGAGGCCGACGCCCGCGCCATCACCCGGCACGGCCTGACCACCGCGCTGCCCGCCGCCCTGGAACGCGGCGAGTTCTTCATCGAGTACCAGCCGCTCGTACACCTCGGCGACGGCAGCGTGCGCGGCGCAGAGGCGCTGGTGCGCTGGCTGCACCCGCAGCACGGCGTCATCGGCCCCGACCGGTTCATCCCGCTCGCCGAGCACACCGGTCTGATCGTGCCGCTCGGCCGCTGGGTCCTCGAGGAGTCCGTACGCCAGGCACGGCGGTGGGAGGCACGGCACAGCGACGCGGGCCCGCTGCGCGTCAACGTCAACCTCTCGCCGATGCAGCTCACCCATCCCGGCCTGGTGTCGGACACGGTCGACATCCTGGAGCGCGAGGGCCTCGAACCGGGCGCGCTGTGCCTGGAGGTCACCGAGTCGGCGCTGATAGGAGCCGACGACGACCTGCTGAAGCCGCTGCGCAGGCTCGCCGAGATGGGCGTGGACATCGCGCTCGACGACTTCGGCACGGGCTACTCCAACCTCGCCAACCTGCGCAGGCTGCCGGTGAGCGTGCTCAAGCTCGACCGCTCGTTCACCCAGGGCATGCAGCACTTCCCCGCCGACCCCGTCGACCTGAAGATCGTCGAGGGCATCGTCTCGCTCGCCCACAGCCTGGACCTCGCGGTCACGGTCGAGGGCGTCGAGACGGGCGCGCAGGCCGACCAGTTGCGGGAGCTGGGCTGCGACACCGCCCAGGGCTGGTACTACGCGCGCCCGGGCCCGCCGGACCGGCTGCACGAGCTGGCGCTCGCGGACGCGACGGGCTGA